In the Leptospira sp. WS4.C2 genome, one interval contains:
- a CDS encoding FAD-binding oxidoreductase, whose protein sequence is MDFTKTKTDLGQLIGDKKVIQKNDGTMDEALFNSYGTDRTKVYPPNYQVLVFPESTEDVAAIVSYAYKNEIAVVPSGGRTGYAGGAVAKNGEIVVSLSKMDKVFDFDPFLGTLHVQAGMITKNLHKEAEERGFYFPVDFASTGSSHIGGNIATNAGGVRVVHYGLIRDWVLGLTVVNGKGEVYRFNGEILKNNTGYDLKHLFIGSEGTLGIITETVVKLTKPPKDIRVIFLAVPEYKNILEIFRETHNFDLPLLAFEFLTDYCLEKVKEHLGVPDPFQTPSKYYVLMEFEVSGESDEEKLYSILESITEKELITDGSIAQNSRQNETFWKYREGISESLSLAYTVHKNDISLPLRNMEAFLDEMTDLLTSKYQGFHIALFGHIGDGNLHLNIVKPKDLSDAEFFTKCKQVDPEMFTLIQKFKGSISAEHGIGLLKKDYLNFSRSESEIETMRAIKLAFDPKGILNPGKVL, encoded by the coding sequence ATGGATTTTACAAAAACAAAAACTGACTTAGGCCAACTCATTGGCGATAAAAAGGTCATTCAAAAAAATGATGGAACCATGGATGAGGCTTTATTCAATTCTTATGGAACGGATAGAACCAAAGTGTATCCACCCAATTACCAAGTCCTTGTTTTTCCAGAATCAACAGAGGATGTCGCAGCCATTGTATCTTACGCTTACAAAAATGAGATTGCGGTCGTTCCTTCCGGGGGACGAACAGGATATGCCGGTGGTGCTGTTGCAAAAAATGGAGAGATTGTTGTTTCCTTATCCAAGATGGACAAGGTGTTTGATTTTGATCCCTTTCTTGGCACCTTACACGTACAAGCTGGGATGATTACAAAAAATCTTCACAAAGAAGCGGAAGAACGTGGGTTTTATTTTCCAGTAGATTTTGCTTCTACTGGATCCAGCCATATTGGTGGAAACATCGCTACCAATGCGGGAGGTGTTCGTGTGGTTCATTATGGTCTGATTCGGGACTGGGTTCTTGGTCTTACCGTTGTGAATGGAAAGGGAGAAGTTTACCGGTTCAATGGCGAAATTTTAAAAAACAATACAGGTTATGACCTCAAACACTTGTTTATTGGTTCAGAGGGAACACTCGGAATCATCACAGAGACTGTTGTCAAACTTACAAAACCTCCAAAAGACATTCGTGTCATTTTCCTTGCTGTTCCCGAATACAAAAACATTTTAGAAATCTTTCGAGAAACACATAACTTCGATTTACCTCTCCTTGCTTTTGAGTTTTTAACAGACTATTGTTTGGAAAAGGTGAAAGAACATTTGGGAGTTCCTGATCCATTCCAAACACCAAGCAAGTATTATGTGCTTATGGAGTTTGAGGTAAGTGGTGAGTCAGATGAAGAAAAACTCTACTCCATATTGGAATCGATTACGGAAAAAGAATTAATTACTGATGGGTCCATAGCCCAGAATTCACGCCAAAATGAAACCTTCTGGAAGTACAGAGAAGGGATTTCTGAATCCTTATCCCTTGCTTATACGGTTCACAAAAATGATATCTCTCTTCCACTACGGAATATGGAAGCTTTTTTAGATGAGATGACAGATTTACTCACATCAAAGTACCAAGGATTTCATATTGCACTTTTCGGACATATTGGTGACGGGAACCTTCACCTAAATATTGTTAAACCAAAGGATCTATCCGATGCTGAATTTTTTACCAAATGCAAACAAGTGGATCCCGAAATGTTCACCCTCATCCAAAAATTCAAAGGTTCGATTTCGGCAGAACACGGGATTGGTCTCTTAAAAAAGGATTATTTGAATTTTTCCAGGTCCGAGTCGGAAATTGAGACCATGCGGGCCATCAAATTGGCATTTGACCCCAAAGGAATTCTAAACCCAGGAAAAGTGCTGTAA
- the ppk1 gene encoding polyphosphate kinase 1: MTASPKEKIELGNQNIFFDRELSWVDFNHRVLEESFDKENPLLERLKFLCITESNLDEFFMVRVAGLLNLKNAGIEERSLNGKRTSETVAELYSKVGEFVKGQYESLNEILIELKENKIVVVQDPSELAGDDIQFVKNYYKREVSSILTPLAIDPSHPFPHILNRTLNLGITLYSDDDKNKAKELFAIVQVPSVLPRFLQLPPNKETDVRRYFPLEEIIKLHLGDLFYGMNVKQIHTFKIVRDADISINEEQNIGDLLTTMKNELKNRMWGDAVRLDVHSGAGHIKELLRGLLELEEYQVMEIPTLLSLNDMMFFQGLEKTSHLKYSYPVPKSGFAAKKSESIFSEIRKNDHLLHHPYESFKSIEDMLKIASQDPKVLAIKMTLYRTSGDSPIIQFLGEAAENGKQVTVLVELKARFDEERNIRWAKKLEDSGVHVVYGVVGLKIHCKMLLIVRREDDKLNRYVHLGTGNYNSTTARFYTDISLFTANPEITEDVAILFNTITSSGKMPRLSKIYAAPTFLKEEFLHLIQRETDNAKNGKQARVIFKMNSLVDPDVILKLYEASQAGVKIDLIIRGICCLRPGIPGVSDRISVRSIVGRYLEHSRIYSFENGGKPEVYLASADCMPRNFLRRIEVMFPILQDKHRKRIGKILELLLRDNTQARVLESDGSYTRLTPGDDDPAVNSQIDMVDI; the protein is encoded by the coding sequence ATGACTGCTAGCCCTAAAGAAAAAATAGAACTGGGGAACCAAAATATCTTCTTCGACCGCGAACTTTCCTGGGTCGACTTCAACCACCGTGTCCTCGAAGAGTCCTTTGATAAAGAAAACCCACTCCTCGAACGCCTCAAATTCCTTTGTATCACAGAATCCAATTTGGACGAGTTTTTTATGGTCCGCGTGGCCGGACTCCTCAACCTAAAAAATGCAGGAATTGAAGAACGAAGCCTGAATGGGAAAAGGACTTCCGAAACCGTTGCCGAACTTTATTCCAAAGTGGGAGAATTTGTCAAAGGACAATATGAATCCTTAAATGAGATCCTCATTGAATTAAAAGAAAACAAAATCGTAGTGGTTCAAGACCCAAGTGAACTTGCCGGTGATGATATCCAATTTGTAAAAAATTATTACAAACGAGAAGTCTCTTCCATCCTCACTCCTCTTGCGATTGATCCATCCCATCCGTTCCCTCATATTCTGAATCGAACTTTGAATCTCGGAATCACTTTGTATTCGGATGATGATAAAAACAAAGCCAAAGAACTTTTTGCCATCGTTCAGGTGCCAAGTGTTCTACCTCGTTTTTTACAATTGCCACCGAATAAAGAAACCGATGTCAGAAGATACTTTCCACTAGAAGAAATCATCAAACTCCATTTAGGTGACCTTTTTTATGGAATGAATGTAAAACAAATTCATACCTTTAAAATTGTTCGTGATGCGGATATCTCCATCAACGAAGAACAAAACATCGGTGATCTTCTCACCACAATGAAAAACGAATTAAAAAATAGAATGTGGGGAGATGCGGTTCGATTGGATGTCCATTCGGGTGCGGGGCATATCAAAGAACTATTACGTGGGCTTTTAGAGTTGGAAGAATACCAAGTGATGGAAATCCCCACCTTACTTAGTTTAAACGATATGATGTTTTTCCAAGGTTTAGAAAAAACAAGTCACTTAAAGTATTCCTATCCCGTTCCTAAATCTGGATTCGCTGCTAAAAAAAGTGAATCAATTTTTTCTGAAATTCGTAAAAACGATCACCTCCTCCATCACCCTTACGAAAGTTTTAAATCCATTGAGGATATGTTAAAGATTGCAAGCCAAGATCCTAAAGTACTTGCGATCAAAATGACTTTGTATAGAACCTCGGGAGATTCACCCATCATTCAATTTTTAGGAGAAGCTGCAGAGAATGGAAAACAAGTTACCGTTCTTGTGGAACTCAAAGCAAGGTTTGACGAAGAAAGAAACATCCGTTGGGCCAAAAAACTAGAAGATAGTGGTGTGCACGTAGTTTATGGTGTGGTTGGTCTCAAAATCCATTGTAAGATGTTACTCATTGTACGCAGAGAAGATGATAAACTCAATCGTTATGTGCACTTAGGTACAGGAAATTATAACTCTACCACTGCCAGGTTTTACACTGACATAAGTCTATTTACAGCAAACCCTGAGATTACAGAAGATGTTGCGATTCTTTTTAATACCATCACAAGTTCTGGCAAAATGCCAAGGCTTTCTAAAATCTATGCTGCCCCCACTTTTTTAAAAGAAGAGTTTCTTCATCTCATTCAAAGAGAAACGGACAATGCAAAAAACGGTAAACAAGCACGAGTGATTTTTAAAATGAACTCGCTTGTGGATCCCGATGTGATTTTAAAACTCTATGAAGCCTCACAAGCTGGGGTTAAAATTGACCTGATTATACGTGGGATTTGTTGTCTAAGGCCCGGAATTCCAGGGGTTTCTGATCGTATCAGCGTTCGCTCCATAGTGGGACGATATTTAGAACACTCTAGGATTTATAGTTTTGAAAACGGCGGAAAACCAGAAGTCTATTTGGCTTCTGCAGATTGTATGCCAAGGAATTTCCTTCGCCGAATTGAAGTTATGTTCCCTATTTTACAAGACAAACACAGGAAAAGAATCGGGAAAATTTTAGAACTCCTACTACGTGACAATACACAAGCAAGGGTCCTGGAATCGGATGGATCTTACACACGTTTGACACCAGGGGATGATGATCCTGCGGTTAACTCACAAATTGATATGGTAGATATCTAA
- the fliD gene encoding flagellar filament capping protein FliD, whose translation MPAYTMPGLMTGQNTNDIVKKLVELERRPIRRWETENEYAKAQMQIWGEVKNLTTNLQTKTRALVSFTAPFATKSVSSSEEGVITGEASRAAKSGNRALEITEMASKHQLSGVAIDTDIRLPEGSFTIYSGKSKETVTFPGGGLPELTQAIKNMAGGLAETSLIKIDKDSSILTVTSVKTGKKNELQFSDPNGILKLAGLVGENKAGLENTNQLLSLDLLNSKVWEPTKFKKSETETEKLLQTEEGISIKADTAFAVPIAVTEIKERAFVEIEIVGEAPAVMELGIGFEKEGSVRNKFLPISKTESKYIFPAGDYAADKNLTTIILSNAATTPVLIKSVTLVTPPAPGTAEPVKVLQEGKDLKIKIDGVEITRETNDAIADVLEGISFNVHKVTEKPVTLKIHVDHAKGSALIKEWVDAYNELMKFSKEVISVEKNARISDKKESDDSKAADISKDFWDNKSKSGILAGENSIQRLIASLKTTANSYYPAPKDNGFKVLTDIGISTGAVGSNWEKIQDGLLQIDQERLVSVLSENPDGVRDLFASDPNNDAKMEEGVGIRLLEILRPYNQYASGIVTSKVKLLEESVAGNNKKIKEHESHLISFEAKLKQRFLYMEQGVGKNKSVGNYLQNNMFRGNGGE comes from the coding sequence ATGCCAGCATACACCATGCCGGGTTTGATGACCGGGCAAAATACAAACGATATCGTTAAAAAACTGGTCGAACTCGAACGTAGACCCATCAGGCGATGGGAAACGGAAAACGAGTATGCCAAAGCACAAATGCAAATTTGGGGTGAGGTAAAAAACCTGACCACAAACCTCCAAACCAAAACCCGAGCCCTTGTTTCCTTTACCGCTCCTTTTGCAACCAAATCAGTCTCTTCTTCGGAAGAAGGGGTGATTACCGGAGAAGCCTCTCGTGCTGCTAAGTCTGGAAACCGAGCTCTAGAAATCACCGAAATGGCAAGCAAACATCAGTTATCTGGTGTTGCCATTGATACAGACATCCGTTTGCCAGAAGGTAGTTTTACGATCTATTCTGGAAAGTCCAAAGAAACGGTTACTTTCCCTGGTGGGGGACTACCTGAGCTCACTCAAGCCATCAAAAATATGGCCGGGGGACTTGCCGAAACTTCTCTCATTAAAATTGATAAAGACTCTTCTATTCTCACTGTCACATCCGTAAAGACCGGTAAAAAAAATGAACTCCAGTTTTCTGATCCTAATGGAATATTGAAACTGGCGGGTCTTGTTGGGGAAAACAAGGCAGGTCTTGAAAATACAAATCAATTATTATCTTTAGATTTACTCAACTCCAAGGTATGGGAACCGACAAAGTTTAAAAAATCGGAAACAGAAACGGAGAAGTTGCTCCAAACCGAAGAAGGAATTTCAATCAAAGCAGACACTGCGTTTGCAGTCCCAATTGCTGTGACGGAAATCAAAGAAAGAGCTTTTGTAGAAATTGAAATCGTTGGGGAAGCTCCTGCGGTGATGGAGCTCGGGATTGGTTTTGAAAAAGAGGGCAGTGTTCGTAACAAATTCCTCCCCATTTCCAAAACAGAATCCAAATATATTTTCCCTGCGGGTGATTATGCAGCGGACAAAAATCTAACAACAATTATTTTATCAAATGCTGCGACTACCCCTGTTCTTATCAAATCGGTCACTCTTGTCACACCCCCCGCTCCGGGAACTGCAGAACCAGTTAAGGTTTTACAAGAAGGGAAAGATCTTAAAATCAAAATTGATGGAGTGGAAATCACTCGTGAAACAAACGATGCGATTGCGGATGTTTTGGAAGGGATTTCTTTTAATGTTCACAAAGTCACAGAAAAACCAGTGACTTTAAAGATCCATGTGGATCATGCTAAGGGTTCTGCTCTTATCAAAGAATGGGTGGATGCGTATAATGAACTGATGAAGTTTTCAAAGGAAGTGATATCCGTTGAAAAAAATGCAAGAATCTCTGATAAAAAAGAAAGTGATGATTCCAAAGCCGCAGATATCTCCAAGGATTTTTGGGATAACAAATCCAAATCAGGAATCCTTGCTGGTGAAAATTCGATCCAGAGACTCATCGCTTCTTTAAAAACTACAGCTAACTCTTACTATCCGGCTCCGAAAGACAATGGATTTAAAGTTCTCACAGATATTGGAATTTCCACTGGGGCTGTAGGATCCAACTGGGAAAAAATCCAAGATGGACTTTTACAAATCGACCAAGAAAGACTTGTTTCCGTCCTTTCTGAAAACCCAGATGGGGTTCGTGATTTATTTGCCTCTGACCCGAATAACGATGCGAAGATGGAAGAAGGGGTTGGAATTCGATTATTAGAAATCCTAAGACCTTACAATCAATATGCTTCTGGAATTGTCACAAGCAAAGTAAAACTTTTAGAAGAAAGTGTTGCAGGAAACAATAAAAAAATTAAAGAACATGAGTCTCATCTCATTAGTTTTGAAGCCAAACTGAAACAACGGTTTCTCTACATGGAACAAGGTGTAGGGAAAAACAAATCAGTGGGTAATTATTTGCAGAATAATATGTTTAGAGGTAACGGTGGGGAATGA